The proteins below are encoded in one region of Kineosporiaceae bacterium:
- a CDS encoding transglycosylase SLT domain-containing protein produces the protein MRISDSDLLTQYRRAVAEWPWVAAVERPVGLPPMLLWAVASRETNMHNIVGDGGRGVGIWQRDRVSNVLPGSVEWYLQHPRRQAEDAAAMLLGAHSTFGTWHAAIAAYNAGAGAVRKALAAGVDPDSRTTQGDYAADVESRRVRLLAMTGHPAAPTATTTRSAMPAAMLSAHFARAEFACRHCGALPRGGVSLALLRALELARTRHFPDGLVIASGYRCPAHRLSQATPSSRHTKGDAADIPPVMTVQQAKACGFKGIGFNRAGLVVHVDMRPTLLGRVVTFPDAGTA, from the coding sequence ATGCGGATCTCCGACAGCGACCTGCTCACCCAGTACCGCCGCGCCGTGGCCGAGTGGCCATGGGTCGCGGCCGTCGAGCGGCCGGTCGGCCTGCCGCCAATGCTGCTGTGGGCGGTCGCCAGCCGCGAGACCAACATGCACAACATCGTCGGCGATGGTGGCCGTGGGGTCGGGATTTGGCAGCGCGACCGGGTGAGCAACGTCCTGCCCGGCAGCGTCGAGTGGTACCTACAGCACCCTCGCCGCCAAGCCGAGGACGCCGCCGCAATGCTGCTCGGCGCGCACAGCACCTTCGGCACCTGGCATGCCGCGATCGCGGCCTACAACGCCGGGGCCGGCGCCGTGCGCAAGGCCCTCGCTGCCGGCGTCGACCCGGATTCCCGGACGACGCAGGGTGACTACGCGGCCGACGTCGAGTCCCGCCGCGTCCGCCTGCTCGCCATGACCGGCCACCCGGCCGCGCCCACCGCCACGACCACGAGGAGCGCCATGCCTGCCGCCATGCTGTCTGCCCACTTCGCCCGCGCCGAGTTCGCGTGCCGCCACTGCGGCGCCCTGCCCCGAGGCGGGGTGAGCCTGGCCCTGCTGCGCGCCCTCGAGCTGGCGCGAACCCGGCACTTCCCGGACGGGCTCGTGATCGCATCTGGCTACCGGTGCCCCGCGCATCGCCTCTCGCAGGCCACGCCGAGCTCACGGCACACCAAGGGCGACGCCGCCGACATCCCGCCCGTGATGACCGTCCAGCAGGCCAAGGCCTGCGGCTTCAAGGGCATCGGCTTCAACCGGGCCGGCCTCGTCGTCCACGTCGACATGCGGCCGACGCTGCTCGGCCGAGTCGTCACGTTCCCCGACGCCGGGACGGCGTGA
- a CDS encoding collagen-like protein, whose translation MTKKLSLSLAALVAAIVGIGALLVPAQAAEKLGTARGWCVKSSTGELRTLRLTTAGKCQPGYWGPISLASGVKGPQGPAGPKGDKGDPGEGGTVVLCTAGYTSRDIVVANAAKTNADAAKLKAAQTALASAKNALVDREADALIAANNVVTAQSAVDAADSVAARLVALKALADKVLAKKSADNSVVLAGKAVVTAQAELDRIIAAISAPETFTVKACVKG comes from the coding sequence ATGACCAAGAAGTTGAGCCTGTCCCTGGCCGCCCTGGTGGCTGCCATCGTCGGCATCGGGGCACTCCTGGTGCCCGCCCAGGCCGCCGAGAAGCTGGGCACCGCGCGGGGCTGGTGCGTGAAGTCGTCCACTGGCGAGCTGCGCACCCTGCGCCTGACCACCGCCGGCAAGTGCCAGCCCGGCTACTGGGGTCCGATCTCGTTGGCGTCCGGCGTGAAGGGTCCCCAGGGTCCCGCCGGTCCGAAGGGCGACAAGGGCGACCCGGGCGAGGGCGGCACCGTGGTGCTGTGCACCGCGGGCTACACCTCGCGCGACATCGTGGTCGCCAACGCCGCCAAGACCAACGCCGACGCCGCGAAGTTGAAGGCCGCTCAGACCGCCCTAGCCTCGGCGAAGAACGCCCTCGTCGACCGGGAGGCGGATGCCCTGATCGCCGCCAACAACGTCGTCACGGCTCAGTCCGCCGTGGATGCGGCGGACAGCGTCGCCGCGAGGCTGGTCGCGCTGAAGGCACTGGCCGACAAGGTCCTGGCCAAGAAGTCCGCCGACAACTCGGTGGTCCTCGCGGGCAAGGCCGTGGTCACCGCTCAGGCTGAGCTGGACCGGATCATCGCCGCGATCAGCGCGCCGGAGACCTTCACGGTCAAGGCCTGCGTCAAGGGCTGA
- a CDS encoding VUT family protein, which produces MPRNQSDPPDPFAARPRSPAAGRPAGTHPGAHAVSRRAALAVAAFAACAATANYLTARYGLVPVGFGLMATAGTYAAGLALLARDAVHEVAGWRWVFVAVAFGAALSWATSSPRLAIASTVAFALAELADLAVYAPLRRHGWARAAVASGFVGSLIDTLVFLTIAGFPITTPVIGGQMVGKALWATLLPVLAVAAWREVRRRALPGHPLHAEGA; this is translated from the coding sequence ATGCCTCGCAACCAGTCCGACCCGCCCGACCCGTTCGCCGCTCGGCCTCGCAGCCCTGCTGCTGGCCGCCCTGCTGGCACCCACCCTGGAGCGCACGCTGTGAGCCGTCGAGCCGCCCTCGCCGTCGCTGCGTTCGCTGCCTGCGCCGCCACCGCCAACTACCTCACCGCCCGCTATGGGCTCGTGCCTGTCGGCTTCGGCCTGATGGCCACCGCCGGAACCTACGCCGCCGGGCTCGCTCTGCTCGCTCGTGACGCCGTGCACGAAGTGGCCGGCTGGCGCTGGGTGTTCGTCGCCGTAGCGTTCGGCGCGGCGCTGTCCTGGGCGACATCTAGCCCCCGGCTCGCCATCGCCTCTACGGTCGCCTTCGCGCTTGCCGAGCTGGCAGACCTGGCGGTGTATGCGCCGCTGCGCCGCCATGGCTGGGCGCGCGCCGCCGTGGCCTCCGGCTTCGTCGGGTCGCTGATCGATACCCTCGTGTTCCTGACCATCGCCGGGTTCCCTATCACGACCCCGGTGATCGGCGGCCAGATGGTCGGCAAGGCCCTATGGGCCACCCTCCTGCCGGTGCTCGCCGTCGCCGCCTGGCGGGAGGTGCGCCGCCGTGCTCTACCTGGCCACCCCCTCCACGCCGAAGGTGCGTGA